CCCTTCGCTTTCGTCGGCGGCGTCATCGCCGTCTTCGCCTCGGGCGGGATATTGTCGCTCGGCTCGATGGTCGGCTTCGTCGCGCTCTTCGGCATCACTTTGCGCAATTCGATTTTGATGATCGCGCATTATCGCGATCTCGTCGAAATCGACGGCCTGCCCTGGAACCTCGATACGGCCGTGCGCGGCGCCGCCGACCGGCTTGCCGCCATCTCGATGACCTCGCTCGTCACCGCGCTCGGCGTTTTGCCCTTGGCGATCGGCATGAATGATCCCGGCCGCGAAATCGAAGGACCGATGGCCGTGGTGATCCTCGGCGGTTTCATCACCTCGATGGCGCTCAACCTGCTGGTGCTGCCGACAATGGCGCTGCGCTACGGCCATTTCGGCCGGACCACCGAAGACGATGGACTGAGCCCGCCGAACGAAATGGCGACAAGCCAAGCAAAGACGCCCATCTCGTGAGAGCAAACTGGCCCGGCGCCGATCCCTTATTCGCCCGCGAAAGCTTTTAACGTGATGCCCGCCGCCTCCAGCCGTCGGCGCACCGCGCGCGCCATGACAACCGCATTTGGCGTATCGCCATGCACGCAGATGGACTGAGCGAGGACCGGAATGCGCCGGCCCGAAATGCTGATCAAAGCCGCTTCCTCGACCATCGCGACCACGCGCTCGGCAACTTCTTCCGCATCGTGCAGGACCGCGCCTTCCTGCGCGCGCGGCAGCAAGAGCCCTTGTTCAGTATAGGCGCGGTCGGCGAAAATTTCCGACACGACCGTGAGCTTTTCCGCAATGCCCGCCTGTTCCAGCGCGCTGCGGGCGACGGCGAGAAAGACGAGGCTAGGGTCGACAGCGCGCACGGCCCGCGCGATGGCCCTAGCGACAGCATGATCTTCCATCCCGATATTGCTCAAAGCGCCATGCGGCTTCACATGGGTGAGCCTATGCCCGACATAGCCGGCGAGCGCCTGCGCCGCGCCGATCTGATAGGCGACGAGGCGTTCGATCTCGCCCGTCGAAAATGGCAGCCGGCGGCGGCCGAAACCCCACAGATCAGGGAACCCCGGATGCGCGCCAACGGCAACGCCATTCGCTTTGGCGATGCGGAAAGTCTCGGCCATGATCTCCGGATCGCCGGCATGAAAGCCGCAAGCGACATTAGCGCTGGTGACGATCGCCAGCATGGCCGCATCATCGCCCATCGCATAGGCGCCAAAACCTTCGCCGCAATCGCAATTAAGATCGACGCTCTGCATAATTAACCCGGAGCAGCCGCGATAAATTTTCTGCCGCGCGTATGATCGCATGCCGGAGCTTGCGGCGACAAGTCGGCGTAGCTGAGGACAGGATTCAGCGGCCGGCTTCGATTTCCCGGCGGCGCCGATCGAGCAGCATATTGGCGAGCTGCATGCGGCGATTGGCGATCATGCGCAAACGCGGATGGAAGAGATCTGGATGATTACGCAAGGCGAAATTCCGCCGCGTCCGGGCGAGATCGGCGAGTGTTGCCACAGAAGCGAGATCGAGTTCGACCAGGATCTGGTCTTCATCTTCCATTTCCGCCATCGCCGCGGCATTGTCATCCGCCGCTTCGGCATAATAGGCAGCGGTGTCGGCTGCTCGCGGCGAGATGTCGATTGCGGCATCCGCGGCGAGGTGTGGAAACCACCTGGCCTGGCGCGAGGCACCCCAGACGTTCGTCGACGATGCCCTATCCGTTGCTTCTTCGCTTGGCACAATGAGATCATCAAGGATCTCGGCGAAACTCCGGTTCCGGATTGGGGGGCTCATGATGATCTACGCTCAATCGACACAGCGCAGGTCTTCGACCTTTGCCGGATGCGCAACTATTGAGGCGTCGAAATGTTTAACAGGCCATTAAGTTGCAGGATCCGCGCGGCTAGAGCATGTTCCAGAAAAGTTGATCGCCTTTTCTGTTCCAGCGTGTTGATTTTGAGCGTTTCCTGTCGACCGGATGATTCCATCCGGTCGGAAGGCGTGCTAGGCGGCGCGCGACGATCGATGCGGTTTCGGCCACCGCCGTAACCCTCCATCAAAGCTTTTCATTCAAGAGGAGGCCGGGCACGACGAGATGGCCTCGCTCGGCCGCGAAGGCGTTTGCGCGCCATGCTTTACGCCTGAAAGATCCATGTGACGAACCTCGCCGCCACGCCATCCGCCCCGCTCTCGAACACAGGCATGGGCAAAGACACGGCCTCGACTCCTGCGCAACCGCGATCGCTTTGGCTTTTGATCCTCGGCGCGCTGCTGCTCGGGCTCGTCCTGAGCTACGCGCATGTTGTGTCGATTTGGCAGCACGGCACTTTCTTCGATTCCGACGATGCTATGCGGCTGGTCGAGGTGCGCGATCTGCTGCATGGCCAGGCTTGGTTCAACATGACGGTCGCCCGGCTCGACCCGCCGCATGGCGTCTTCATGCATTGGTCGCGCATCGTCGATCTGCCGCTGGCGCTTTTAATCAAGTTGTTTTCTCTGGTCTTGCCGACCGATCTGGCCGAACGCGCGACGCGCCTGGTGTTTCCCTTGGCGCTGCAGGCGCTGCTCTATCTCGGCGTCGCGCGGCTGGCGAAAGCGCTTATGGGGTCGACCGCAGTGCTGCCGGCCGTCATCCTCACGCTTTTGAGCGGCATGGAATTCCATCAGTTTCAGCCCGGCCGCATTCACCATTCCGCGCCGCAAATCGTGCTGACGATCTTCATGCTCGCAAACATGGTGGAAGCTGTCGATCCGGCCGAAGCACGAGGCGCCGCAATCGCCGCCGTTCTCGCGGCGCTATCGCTCGCTATCAGCCTCGAGACCTTGCCTTTCATTGTCGCGCTGGCCGCAGTGAGCATTGTCTTCTGGATCGTTCGCGGCGCCGACATGCGCCGCATGCTTCTCGCCTTCGGCGGCGGGCTCGCGATTGCTCTGCCCCTGACCTATCTCGCCACGGTCGGCCCCACGCGTTGGTTCGATGCCGTTTGCGACGCCTATTCGCCAGTCTATCTGGTGCCAGGCCTAGTCGGCGCAGTCGTCATGATCGGACTGGCCGCAATTTCAACGCGGCTCACGAGCCCATGGACGCGGCTCGGGGCGGCAGCTTTTGCCGCCGG
The window above is part of the Methylovirgula sp. HY1 genome. Proteins encoded here:
- a CDS encoding LamB/YcsF family protein, giving the protein MQSVDLNCDCGEGFGAYAMGDDAAMLAIVTSANVACGFHAGDPEIMAETFRIAKANGVAVGAHPGFPDLWGFGRRRLPFSTGEIERLVAYQIGAAQALAGYVGHRLTHVKPHGALSNIGMEDHAVARAIARAVRAVDPSLVFLAVARSALEQAGIAEKLTVVSEIFADRAYTEQGLLLPRAQEGAVLHDAEEVAERVVAMVEEAALISISGRRIPVLAQSICVHGDTPNAVVMARAVRRRLEAAGITLKAFAGE